One region of Armigeres subalbatus isolate Guangzhou_Male chromosome 3, GZ_Asu_2, whole genome shotgun sequence genomic DNA includes:
- the LOC134227837 gene encoding arrestin domain-containing protein 2-like has product MSKKLVKFQIILDRDSVLYLPGQVLAGRVLLETQENTAVLGLYFHVLGECTVNATKAMTRPDKSHDKENYIDFRMKLLDDFDNKPILLSPGVHCFPFKLGLPVSLPSTFLGQHGWIQYYCKSSLKESSGITHKNQQVFIVLNPIDLNLEDPLLSEPLEASARHRVGVGVLGGTIRCNVGLDKRAYIPGENILVTGEIYNQSKVTIKAVKYALIETIQYYAHGKLLHQERRELAAIVRDRIKSGIRDVLQNGHLTVPPLPPTNLLGCHLIRMQYSVCILIEPNLMERQVALRVPITLGTYPFRRDEENLQQWVENYVRYPATLPVSRAPLLLAGESG; this is encoded by the exons ATGTCGAAAAAGTTGGTGAAATTTCAAATCATCCTCGACAGGGATTCTGTGTTGTACCTACCGGGTCAAGTGCTAGCTGGGCGGGTGCTGCTGGAGACTCAGGAAAACACAGCTGTTCTGG GGCTCTATTTCCACGTGCTGGGCGAATGCACCGTCAACGCAACCAAAGCCATGACGCGCCCGGACAAGTCCCACGACAAAGAGAACTACATCGATTTCCGGATGAAGCTGCTGGATGACTTCGACAACAAGCCGATCCTCCTATCGCCCGGCGTGCACTGCTTCCCGTTCAAGTTGGGTCTGCCGGTTTCGCTCCCGTCCACGTTTCTCGGACAGCACGGATGGATCCAGTACTACTGCAAGTCCAGCCTGAAGGAGTCCTCCGGCATTACGCACAAGAACCAGCAGGTCTTCATCGTGCTCAATCCGATCGATTTGAATCTGGAGGATCCGCTTCTGAGT GAACCCCTAGAAGCAAGTGCCAGGCATCGGGTTGGAGTTGGAGTGCTTGGTGGGACCATCCGTTGCAATGTTGGACTGGACAAACGAGCTTACATTCCGGGAGAGAATATTCTGGTTACGGGTGAGATATACAATCAGAGCAAGGTAACCATAAAAGCGGTGAAGTATGCGTTGATTGAG ACCATTCAGTACTATGCGCACGGCAAGCTCCTGCACCAGGAACGACGGGAGCTGGCAGCAATCGTACGGGACCGCATCAAGTCCGGCATTCGGGATGTGCTGCAGAACGGACACCTGACAGTGCCACCGCTTCCGCCCACCAATCTGCTCGGCTGTCACCTGATCCGGATGCAGTATAGTGTTTGC ATTCTCATCGAGCCGAACCTGATGGAGCGACAGGTTGCACTGCGGGTACCCATCACCTTGGGCACCTACCCATTCCGACGGGACGAGGAAAATCTGCAGCAGTGGGTGGAAAATTACGTTCGTTATCCTGCCACACTTCCTGTCTCTCGAGCACCCTTGCTGCTGGCTGGTGAAAGTGGATGA